A genomic segment from Juglans regia cultivar Chandler chromosome 14, Walnut 2.0, whole genome shotgun sequence encodes:
- the LOC108998696 gene encoding outer envelope protein 80, chloroplastic, producing the protein MRQNDNVRFTSSSLKIPLPPQPSPFNFPFRSLALASQIENTRNSLAQFIDAVKARSDFRQFSPGLSIFWSRSTGSTQFASVTRNGRSDSRMKNVGGVGGLLIGKSSLLCSASLSLIGSDESTREDSLGTHISPSTSQKGTKKKEFLIPKSPLLCSASLALTRPEEPTTQAADTSGRETLQKGHSAGRVYDEERVLISEVLVRNKDGEELERKDLEMEALQALKASRANSALTVREVQEDVHRIIHSGYFSSCMPVAVDTRDGIRLMFQVEPNQEFQGLVCEGANVLPAKFLEDSFCDGYGKVINLRRLDEVISSINGWYMERGLFALVSAVEILSGGILRLQVSEAEVNNISIRFLDRKTGEPTTGKTKPETILRQLTTKKGQVYSMLQGKRDVETVLTMGVMEDVSIIPQPAGDTGKVDMVMNVVERPSGGFSAGGGISSGITSGPLSGLIGSFAYSHRNVFGRNQKLNISLERGQIDSIFRINYTDPWIEGDDKRTSRTIMVQNSRTPGTLVHAQDGNDGSLTIGRVTAGIEFSQPFRPKWSGTAGLIFQHAGVRGDKGDPVIKDCFGSPLTASGKIHDDMLLAKFEIVYTGSGDQGSSMFVVNTEQGLPVLPEWLSFNRVNARARKGVEIGPARVLLSLSGGHVVGNFPPHEAFAIGGTNSVRGYEEGAVGSGRSYAVGSGEISFPLLGPVEGAIFADYGTDLASGPTVLGDPAGARLKPGSGYGYGFGIRVDSPLGPLRLEYAFSDKHAKRFHFGVGHRN; encoded by the exons ATGCGGCAAAACGACAACGTGCGGTTCACTTCATCTTCTCTCAAAATCCCTCTTCCTCCACAGCCATCACCCTTCAATTTCCCATTCCGTTCCCTAGCACTAGCTTCTCAAATAGAAAATACCAGAAACTCGCTCGCTCAGTTCATCGACGCGGTCAAGGCTCGCTCCGATTTCAGACAATTCAGTCCCGGATTATCTATTTTCTGGAGTCGGTCAACTGGGTCGACTCAGTTCGCGTCGGTAACTCGGAATGGGCGCTCTGACAGTCGAATGAAGAATGTGGGTGGCGTTGGGGGGTTATTGATCGGAAAATCTTCTCTTCTGTGTTCGGCCTCACTGTCTCTGATTGGGTCTGACGAGTCGACCCGGGAAGATTCCTTGGGAACTCATATATCGCCTTCTACAAGTCAAAAAGGGACGAAGAAGAAAGAATTTTTGATACCAAAATCTCCGCTTCTCTGTTCGGCTTCGTTGGCTCTGACTCGGCCCGAAGAGCCGACGACTCAGGCCGCCGACACGTCAGGGAGGGAGACCTTGCAGAAGGGGCACTCTGCGGGTCGAGTGTATGACGAGGAGAGAGTGCTGATCAGTGAAGTGCTGGTGAGGAACAAGGATGGCGAGGAACTTGAGAGGAAGGACTTGGAAATGGAGGCATTGCAGGCGCTGAAGGCGAGCCGAGCCAACTCGGCGTTGACGGTGCGTGAGGTTCAAGAGGATGTGCATAGGATCATCCATAGTGGGTACTTTTCCTCTTGCATGCCTGTTGCTGTCGACACGCGGGACGGAATCAGATTAATGTTTCAG GTAGAACCAAACCAGGAATTCCAAGGATTGGTTTGTGAAGGAGCTAATGTTCTTCCTGCGAAGTTTCTAGAGGATTCTTTCTGTGATGGATATG GAAAAGTGATTAATCTCAGGCGTTTAGATGAAGTTATATCTTCCATCAATGGATGGTACATGGAACGGGGCCTTTTTGCCTTG GTTTCAGCTGTTGAGATTCTCTCAGGGGGTATTCTCCGGTTACAAGTTTCTGAAGCTGAGGTCAATAACATCTCCATTCGATTCCTTGACAGAAAGAC TGGTGAGCCAACTACAGGGAAGACAAAACCTGAAACAATACTTCGGCAACTTACAACCAAGAAGGGACAG GTCTACAGCATGCTTCAGGGAAAAAGAGATGTGGAGACTGTATTAACTATGGGAGTCATGGAAGATGTTAGCATTATTCCCCAACCTGCTGGTG ATACTGGTAAGGTTGATATGGTAATGAATGTTGTTGAGCGTCCAAGTGGTGGCTTTTCTGCTGGTGGCGGAATATCAAGTGG GATTACAAGTGGCCCTCTATCAGGACTCATTGGAAG CTTTGCATACTCTCATAGAAATGTTTTCGGAAGAAACCAGAAGCTCAATATCTCATTAGAGCGAGGCCAAATTGACTCGATATTCCGCATAAACTACACAGACCCATGGATTGAAGGAGATGACAAACGGACGTCCAGGACAATAATGGTTCAg aattcAAGAACCCCTGGAACACTGGTTCATGCCCAAGATGGAAATGATGGTAGCCTGACCATTGGCCGTGTGACGGCAGGTATTGAATTCAGCCAACCATTCAGGCCAAAGTGGAGTGGAACGGCAGGACTTATTTTTCAG CATGCTGGTGTTCGTGGTGATAAAGGAGATCCTGTTATCAAGGATTGTTTTGGCAGTCCTCTTACTGCAAG TGGAAAAATCCATGACGATATGCTACTTGCTAAGTTTGAGATTGTCTACACTGGTTCTGGGGACCAAGGCTCCTCGATG TTTGTAGTTAACACGGAACAGGGACTTCCTGTTTTACCTGAGTGGTTGTCTTTCAACAGAGTGAATGCTCGTGCTAGGAAGGGTGTAGAAATTGGTCCTGCTCGCGTTCTTTTAAG TTTGTCTGGTGGCCATGTGGTTGGTAATTTCCCTCCGCATGAAGCATTTGCCATTGGTGGAACAAACAGTGTGAGAGGTTACGAAGAAGGTGCAGTGGGCTCTGGCCGATCTTATGCTGTTGGTTCTGGAGAAATCTCTTTCCCCTTG TTGGGCCCAGTAGAGGGAGCTATTTTTGCCGACTATGGAACTGATCTTGCATCAGGCCCTACTGTGCTTG GTGATCCGGCTGGAGCAAGGCTGAAGCCCGGAAGTGGATATGGATACGGGTTTGGCATCCGGGTCGACTCACCATTGGGCCCTTTGCGTCTCGAATATGCATTCAGTGATAAGCATGCCAAGAGGTTTCATTTTGGGGTTGGTCATCGGAACTGA